One Amaranthus tricolor cultivar Red isolate AtriRed21 chromosome 1, ASM2621246v1, whole genome shotgun sequence DNA window includes the following coding sequences:
- the LOC130826972 gene encoding cytochrome c biogenesis protein CcsA-like, whose product MIVTFFCLTGLLITRWVYWKHLPLSDLYESLIFLSWSFYLSHLITYFLKKDKNSLSAITAPSAILTQGFATSGFLTEMHQSAILVPALQSQWLMMHVSMMVLGYAALLCGSLLSVTLLTITFQKYIFDKRKYVLNKSFFFAEIQYMNEKTNSVQNTSPFYVRNYYRSQLIEQLDHWSYRVISLGFIFLTMGILSGAVWANEAWGSYWNWDPKETWAFITWTVFAIYLHIRTNRNFRSASSAIVAFIGFLIIWICYFGVNLLGIGLHSYGSFPLTLN is encoded by the coding sequence ATGATAGTTACTTTTTTCTGTCTAACAGGATTATTAATTACTCGTTGGGTTTATTGGAAACATTTACCATTAAGTGATCTATATGAATCATTAATCTTCCTTTCCTGGAGTTTCTACCTTAGTCATTTgattacatattttttaaaaaaagataaaaattcgTTAAGTGCAATAACTGCGCCAAGTGCTATTTTGACTCAAGGATTTGCTACGTCGGGCTTTTTAACAGAAATGCATCAATCCGCAATATTAGTACCCGCTCTCCAATCTCAATGGTTAATGATGCATGTAAGTATGATGGTATTAGGTTATGCAGCTCTTTTATGTGGATCATTATTATCAGTAACACTTCTAACGATtacatttcaaaaatatatttttgataaacgaaaatatgtattaaataaGTCATTTTTCTTCGCTGAGATTCAATACATGAATGAAAAAACCAATAGTGTCCAAAACACTTCGCCCTTTTATGTTCGAAATTATTACAGATCCCAATTGATTGAACAGCTGGATCATTGGAGTTATCGTGTTATTAGTCTAGGCTTTATCTTTTTAACTATGGGTATTCTTTCAGGAGCAGTATGGGCCAATGAGGCGTGGGGATCGTATTGGAATTGGGACCCCAAAGAAACTTGGGCATTTATCACTTGGACCGTATTTGCAATTTATTTACATATCCGAACAAATAGAAATTTTCGGAGTGCAAGTTCTGCAATTGTGGCGTTTATAGGTTTTCTTATAATTTGGATATGCTATTTTGGGGTCAATCTATTAGGAATAGGGCTACATAGTTATGGTTCATTTCCATTAACGCTTAATTAA
- the LOC130821602 gene encoding transcription factor bHLH48-like isoform X2, with amino-acid sequence MENYQFGEEFQKLMIAPENGNGNGNSFTALLGLPPNQAMELLTEDSAGIGGGGDVVKRHRISAFNHSLSSLPAFPSNQALIERAAKYSVFATEKDSLELKVKSEPLDSGSNPNCSDPTGGSESEKEKPLKRKEREKKGKSSAKKNKTTTSEDAEKLPYVHVRARRGQATDSHSLAERARREKINARMKLLQELVPGCNKISGTALVLDEIINHVQYLQRQVEYLSMRLAAVNPRVDFNLDSLISSGVESAMDCNFPNVAMPIMWPEVHLNADRQQFQQQWHADSSSHQVWVKEENHRNLVPSENSHMSYDSPANSASLPSSQLKMEL; translated from the exons atggagaattaTCAATTTGGGGAAGAATTTCAGAAGTTAATGATTGCGCCAGAAAATGgtaatggtaatggaaattcGTTTACGGCACTTTTAGGGTTACCTCCTAATCAAGCAATGGAGCTATTAACTGAAGATTCTGCTGGAATTGGTGGAGGCGGTGATGTGGTTAAACGACATCGTATTAGTGCTTTCAATCATTCTCTTTCTTCTCTTCCTGCTTTTCCTTCGAATCAAGCTTTGATTGAACGAGCTGCTAAGTACTCTGTATTTGCTACTGAGAAAGATTCATTGGAGTTGAAAGTCAAATCTGAGCCGCTGGATAGTGGTTCTAACCCTAATTGTTCTGATCCGACAGGTGGTAGTGAGAGTGAGAAAGAGAAGCCATTAAAGCGCaaggagagagaaaagaag GGTAAGAGTTCTGCTAAGAAGAATAAGACGACGACGTCGGAAGATGCAGAGAAGCTTCCGTATGTACATGTTCGTGCGCGGCGAGGTCAAGCTACTGATAGCCATAGCTTAGCTGAACGA gcAAGAAGAGAAAAAATTAATGCCAGAATGAAGCTGTTGCAGGAGCTGGTGCCTGGCTGCAATAAG ATTTCGGGTACTGCATTGGTGCTGGATGAGATAATCAATCATGTGCAGTATTTGCAACGTCAAGTAGAG TATTTGTCAATGAGACTTGCAGCAGTTAATCCAAGAGTAGATTTCAATCTAGACAGCTTGATTTCAAGCGGG GTTGAATCTGCAATGGACTGCAATTTTCCGAATGTGGCAATGCCAATAATGTGGCCAGAAGTCCATCTGAATGCAGATAGACAACAATTTCAACAGCAATGGCATGCTGATTCTTCAAGTCATCAAGTTTGGGTTAAGGAAGAGAACCACCGTAATTTGGTTCCATCAGAAAATTCACATATGTCCTATGACTCACCTGCAAATTCAG CATCGTTGCCCTCAAGCCAGCTAAAAATGGAACTGTGA
- the LOC130821602 gene encoding transcription factor bHLH48-like isoform X4, whose product MENYQFGEEFQKLMIAPENGNGNGNSFTALLGLPPNQAMELLTEDSAGIGGGGDVVKRHRISAFNHSLSSLPAFPSNQALIERAAKYSVFATEKDSLELKVKSEPLDSGSNPNCSDPTGGSESEKEKPLKRKEREKKGKSSAKKNKTTTSEDAEKLPYVHVRARRGQATDSHSLAERARREKINARMKLLQELVPGCNKISGTALVLDEIINHVQYLQRQVEVESAMDCNFPNVAMPIMWPEVHLNADRQQFQQQWHADSSSHQVWVKEENHRNLVPSENSHMSYDSPANSASLPSSQLKMEL is encoded by the exons atggagaattaTCAATTTGGGGAAGAATTTCAGAAGTTAATGATTGCGCCAGAAAATGgtaatggtaatggaaattcGTTTACGGCACTTTTAGGGTTACCTCCTAATCAAGCAATGGAGCTATTAACTGAAGATTCTGCTGGAATTGGTGGAGGCGGTGATGTGGTTAAACGACATCGTATTAGTGCTTTCAATCATTCTCTTTCTTCTCTTCCTGCTTTTCCTTCGAATCAAGCTTTGATTGAACGAGCTGCTAAGTACTCTGTATTTGCTACTGAGAAAGATTCATTGGAGTTGAAAGTCAAATCTGAGCCGCTGGATAGTGGTTCTAACCCTAATTGTTCTGATCCGACAGGTGGTAGTGAGAGTGAGAAAGAGAAGCCATTAAAGCGCaaggagagagaaaagaag GGTAAGAGTTCTGCTAAGAAGAATAAGACGACGACGTCGGAAGATGCAGAGAAGCTTCCGTATGTACATGTTCGTGCGCGGCGAGGTCAAGCTACTGATAGCCATAGCTTAGCTGAACGA gcAAGAAGAGAAAAAATTAATGCCAGAATGAAGCTGTTGCAGGAGCTGGTGCCTGGCTGCAATAAG ATTTCGGGTACTGCATTGGTGCTGGATGAGATAATCAATCATGTGCAGTATTTGCAACGTCAAGTAGAG GTTGAATCTGCAATGGACTGCAATTTTCCGAATGTGGCAATGCCAATAATGTGGCCAGAAGTCCATCTGAATGCAGATAGACAACAATTTCAACAGCAATGGCATGCTGATTCTTCAAGTCATCAAGTTTGGGTTAAGGAAGAGAACCACCGTAATTTGGTTCCATCAGAAAATTCACATATGTCCTATGACTCACCTGCAAATTCAG CATCGTTGCCCTCAAGCCAGCTAAAAATGGAACTGTGA
- the LOC130821602 gene encoding transcription factor bHLH48-like isoform X3: MENYQFGEEFQKLMIAPENGNGNGNSFTALLGLPPNQAMELLTEDSAGIGGGGDVVKRHRISAFNHSLSSLPAFPSNQALIERAAKYSVFATEKDSLELKVKSEPLDSGSNPNCSDPTGGSESEKEKPLKRKEREKKGKSSAKKNKTTTSEDAEKLPYVHVRARRGQATDSHSLAERARREKINARMKLLQELVPGCNKQMQISGTALVLDEIINHVQYLQRQVEVESAMDCNFPNVAMPIMWPEVHLNADRQQFQQQWHADSSSHQVWVKEENHRNLVPSENSHMSYDSPANSASLPSSQLKMEL; encoded by the exons atggagaattaTCAATTTGGGGAAGAATTTCAGAAGTTAATGATTGCGCCAGAAAATGgtaatggtaatggaaattcGTTTACGGCACTTTTAGGGTTACCTCCTAATCAAGCAATGGAGCTATTAACTGAAGATTCTGCTGGAATTGGTGGAGGCGGTGATGTGGTTAAACGACATCGTATTAGTGCTTTCAATCATTCTCTTTCTTCTCTTCCTGCTTTTCCTTCGAATCAAGCTTTGATTGAACGAGCTGCTAAGTACTCTGTATTTGCTACTGAGAAAGATTCATTGGAGTTGAAAGTCAAATCTGAGCCGCTGGATAGTGGTTCTAACCCTAATTGTTCTGATCCGACAGGTGGTAGTGAGAGTGAGAAAGAGAAGCCATTAAAGCGCaaggagagagaaaagaag GGTAAGAGTTCTGCTAAGAAGAATAAGACGACGACGTCGGAAGATGCAGAGAAGCTTCCGTATGTACATGTTCGTGCGCGGCGAGGTCAAGCTACTGATAGCCATAGCTTAGCTGAACGA gcAAGAAGAGAAAAAATTAATGCCAGAATGAAGCTGTTGCAGGAGCTGGTGCCTGGCTGCAATAA GCAAATGCAGATTTCGGGTACTGCATTGGTGCTGGATGAGATAATCAATCATGTGCAGTATTTGCAACGTCAAGTAGAG GTTGAATCTGCAATGGACTGCAATTTTCCGAATGTGGCAATGCCAATAATGTGGCCAGAAGTCCATCTGAATGCAGATAGACAACAATTTCAACAGCAATGGCATGCTGATTCTTCAAGTCATCAAGTTTGGGTTAAGGAAGAGAACCACCGTAATTTGGTTCCATCAGAAAATTCACATATGTCCTATGACTCACCTGCAAATTCAG CATCGTTGCCCTCAAGCCAGCTAAAAATGGAACTGTGA
- the LOC130820437 gene encoding probable polygalacturonase At3g15720, whose translation MPLTHLSDLQFTLLFSFLIITPTRSHFTTSSIQLPSTPPSFSVTDFGAVADGRQYDTKPIQSAIDACPSPKTCHVVFPSPGTYLTATIHLKSGVVLVVEEGAVILGGTKQEDYPTEYERWYVVLAEQADNVGITGGGEINGQGLEFVMRYDERKNVMVSWNHTGACLGDECRPRLVGFIACTNVTISNINLIEPAYWCLHIVECNNTYIHDISIYGNFNSPNNDGIDITDSNNTFITHCHIDTGDDAICPKTYTTPLYNLTVKDCWIRTKSSAIKLGSASYFDFVHLWFENITIFQSHRGLGFQIRDGGNAKDITFSNINISTRFYYPSWWGRAEPIYITSCPRYADSNEGSISNIQLINITSVSENGVFLSGCKGGLIRNLIFSNVDLSFRRWTNYVGGLVDYRPGCSGLVNHSMAGMIMEYVDGLVLQNVSMKWSQNGSVGWDRPLDFRASTVNNITITDFHSGSFSDQ comes from the exons ATGCCATTAACTCATCTTTCCGATCTTCAATTTacccttcttttctctttcctaATCATCACTCCCACCAGATCACACTTCACCACGTCATCCATCCAACTCCCATCAACTCCCCCTTCTTTTTCCGTCACAGACTTCGGCGCCGTCGCCGACGGCCGTCAATACGACACAAAACCAATACAATCAGCGATCGACGCGTGTCCTAGTCCAAAAACATGCCACGTGGTGTTCCCATCACCTGGGACCTACCTAACAGCCACAATCCACCTCAAATCCGGCGTCGTTTTAGTGGTGGAAGAAGGGGCGGTTATTTTAGGAGGAACGAAACAGGAAGATTATCCGACAGAGTATGAGAGATGGTATGTTGTGTTGGCGGAGCAGGCTGATAACGTGGGGATAACTGGTGGAGGGGAAATCAACGGTCAAGGATTAGAGTTTGTGATGAGATATGATGAAAGGAAAAATGTGATGGTGAGTTGGAATCATACTGGGGCTTGTTTAGGGGATGAGTGCAGGCCTAGACTTGTGGGATTTATTGCTTGCACAAATGTTACTATTTCTAATATCAACCTCATTGAGCCTGCTTATTGGTG CTTGCACATAGTGGAGTGTAACAACACATATATCCATGACATATCCATATATGGGAACTTCAACTCACCAAACAATGATGGAATTGACATTACAGATTCTAATAACACATTCATCACTCACTGCCATATTGATACTGGAGATGATGCTATTTGTCCCAAGACATATACAACACCTCTTTATAACTTAACTGTTAAAGATTGTTGGATCAGAACCAAATCATCAGCTATCAAGCTTGGTAGTGCTAGTTATTTCGATTTCGTGCACTTATGGTTCGAAAACATCACCATCTTTCAGTCTCATAGAGGGCTTGGATTTCAAATTCGCGATGGAG GGAATGCCAAAGACATTACCTTCTCTAACATAAACATCAGTACTAGATTCTACTATCCATCATGGTGGGGAAGAGCAGAGCCGATCTACATAACAAGCTGCCCACGATACGCAGATTCGAATGAAGGGTCAATCTCAAACATTCAGCTGATCAATATTACATCAGTTTCGGAAAATGGCGTGTTTTTATCAGGCTGTAAAGGTGGGCTTATACGGAATCTGATATTCAGCAATGTCGATCTCAGTTTCAGAAGATGGACAAATTATGTTGGCGGATTGGTCGATTATAGGCCGGGATGTTCAGGGCTTGTTAATCATAGCATGGCTGGGATGATTATGGAGTATGTAGATGGTTTAGTACTTCAAAATGTGAGCATGAAATGGTCTCAAAATGGATCAGTTGGATGGGATAGACCCTTGGATTTCAGGGCTTCAACTGTGAATAACATTACCATTACTGATTTTCATTCTGGTTCCTTTTCTGATCAATAG
- the LOC130821602 gene encoding transcription factor bHLH60-like isoform X1: protein MENYQFGEEFQKLMIAPENGNGNGNSFTALLGLPPNQAMELLTEDSAGIGGGGDVVKRHRISAFNHSLSSLPAFPSNQALIERAAKYSVFATEKDSLELKVKSEPLDSGSNPNCSDPTGGSESEKEKPLKRKEREKKGKSSAKKNKTTTSEDAEKLPYVHVRARRGQATDSHSLAERARREKINARMKLLQELVPGCNKQMQISGTALVLDEIINHVQYLQRQVEYLSMRLAAVNPRVDFNLDSLISSGVESAMDCNFPNVAMPIMWPEVHLNADRQQFQQQWHADSSSHQVWVKEENHRNLVPSENSHMSYDSPANSASLPSSQLKMEL, encoded by the exons atggagaattaTCAATTTGGGGAAGAATTTCAGAAGTTAATGATTGCGCCAGAAAATGgtaatggtaatggaaattcGTTTACGGCACTTTTAGGGTTACCTCCTAATCAAGCAATGGAGCTATTAACTGAAGATTCTGCTGGAATTGGTGGAGGCGGTGATGTGGTTAAACGACATCGTATTAGTGCTTTCAATCATTCTCTTTCTTCTCTTCCTGCTTTTCCTTCGAATCAAGCTTTGATTGAACGAGCTGCTAAGTACTCTGTATTTGCTACTGAGAAAGATTCATTGGAGTTGAAAGTCAAATCTGAGCCGCTGGATAGTGGTTCTAACCCTAATTGTTCTGATCCGACAGGTGGTAGTGAGAGTGAGAAAGAGAAGCCATTAAAGCGCaaggagagagaaaagaag GGTAAGAGTTCTGCTAAGAAGAATAAGACGACGACGTCGGAAGATGCAGAGAAGCTTCCGTATGTACATGTTCGTGCGCGGCGAGGTCAAGCTACTGATAGCCATAGCTTAGCTGAACGA gcAAGAAGAGAAAAAATTAATGCCAGAATGAAGCTGTTGCAGGAGCTGGTGCCTGGCTGCAATAA GCAAATGCAGATTTCGGGTACTGCATTGGTGCTGGATGAGATAATCAATCATGTGCAGTATTTGCAACGTCAAGTAGAG TATTTGTCAATGAGACTTGCAGCAGTTAATCCAAGAGTAGATTTCAATCTAGACAGCTTGATTTCAAGCGGG GTTGAATCTGCAATGGACTGCAATTTTCCGAATGTGGCAATGCCAATAATGTGGCCAGAAGTCCATCTGAATGCAGATAGACAACAATTTCAACAGCAATGGCATGCTGATTCTTCAAGTCATCAAGTTTGGGTTAAGGAAGAGAACCACCGTAATTTGGTTCCATCAGAAAATTCACATATGTCCTATGACTCACCTGCAAATTCAG CATCGTTGCCCTCAAGCCAGCTAAAAATGGAACTGTGA
- the LOC130810835 gene encoding protein MAINTENANCE OF MERISTEMS-like, with protein MEKTSVILVEKALGYLYGHMLVQLQSYHFLHEIHSNALPLGEVMHAMGWFQGPEPAPLDWTIVRGHQGRFARGGPSSSAASERAGGSFVDNEPPRGRPSQSTNTDWLVTSPQPGGPTDTRLIPSYGGHIAKLIYDGSERTPPILECRIRKRPVESIIGLRDLSVELVDFLPYTSLGRLPVIMHQHIDSALISAFVERWQPDTNTFHMPWGEMTIMLHDVQRILGISIDGSLPAEPSEAEWEVGITNLVGEPLSELRRKGSFTSGCISVAELMRLCHRSHALDTQTTAYYMAVIGSTLLADKTRTGMRPHPIVVVNDDEQDVAWGAVTLAFLYRQLGMASRAGCKTIAGCLTLLQTWIYEYFPAFRPHPRRDDVPNTTRAEMWTPKKVGRELDRLISFRKVLDSMTETQVEWTPYNCGAAALLHEHPRTTVIGGITCFDVVEVYLPERALRQIGFVQSIPPAPMRPAKALRPAHGTYSVTFPSSAAAFVEAWSRFPYSGRLVEQGLRRATVPSETEPNYVEWFRVCSHPYISRDELLASGPGPGQSRSDYFAKEWASRFSPVARLPTQLADLNSRQRHALEIYLNDCRELYDQWHTE; from the exons ATGgaaaaaactagtgtaattttggttgaaaaagcTCTTGGGTACCTTtatggtcatatgcttgtccAACTGCAATCATATCATTTTCTTCatgaaattcattccaatgcattaccattgggagag GTCATGCATGCTATGGGCTGG ttccaaggtcCTGAGCCTGCCCCATTGGACTGGACTATAGTTCGTGGCCACCAAGGCAGATTTGCCCGTGGCGGCCCTAGTTCTTCCGCCGCATCTGAGCGTGCAGGAGGaagttttgtcgataatgagccgccacggggcaggccctcacagtccactaacacagactggttagtgacatcaccccagcccggggggccgacagatacgcgactgatccctagctatggcgggcacatagctaaacttatttatgacggatccgagcgtacgcctccgattctggagtgccgtattaggaagagaccggtggagtccatcatcggatTGAGGGATTTGTCCGTTGAGCTAGTCGATTTTCTACCTTACACTTCCCTCGGTcgactaccggtcattatgcaccagcacatcgactctgctttgatatcggcgttcgtcgagaggtggcagccggatacgaacacctttcacatgccctggggagagatgacgattatgttgcacgacgtgcaacgcatattgggcatttctattgatggttctctgccggctgagccttcggaggcggagtgggaggttggtatcaccaatctggtcggcgagcctctgtctgagcttcgacgtaaaggttcattcaccagcggatgcataagcgttgctgaactgatgcggctgtgtcataggtcgcatGCCTTGGATACCCAGAccacagcgtactacatggctgtcattggctctaccttgttggcggataagaccaggactggcatgcgacctcacccgatagttGTCGTCAACGACGATGAACAGGACGTGGCTTGGGGTGCGGTGACtttggcgttcttgtacaggcagctcggaatggcatctagggctggttgcaagaccattgctggatgcctcacattgctccagacatggatctatgagtacttccccgctttccgccctcatcctcgccgagatgATGTGCCAAACacgactagggcggagatgtggacgcCGAAGAAAGTAGGTCGTGAGCTGGACAGGTTGATATCATTCCGCAAGGTTCTGGACTCAATGACAGAGACTCAG GttgaatggactccctacaattGTGGAGCTGCTGCGTTGCTgcatgagcacccacgcaccacagtcatcgggggtatcacctgctttgatgttgtggaggtgtatttgccggagcgggcattgcgacagattgggttcgtgcaGTCTATTCCTCCAGCTCCTAtgagaccagccaaggctcttcgaccggcacacggaacctactccgtgacctttccttcttctgctgCTGCATTTGTGGAggcgtggagtaggttcccctacagtggccgccttgttgagcagggacttcgacgggctactgttccttcagagactgaacctaattacgttgaaTGGTTCAGAGTTTGCTCGCACCCGTACATATCCCGAGACGAATTGCTGGCTTCCGGTCCTGGTCCTGGTCAGAGCAGATCTGATTAC TTCGCGAAAGAATGGGCCAGTCGATTCTCTCCAGTGGCAAGACTACCTACGCAGCTTGCGGATTTGAACTcccgtcaacgacatgcgttagaaatataccttaatgattgtagagaaTTATATGATCAATGGCATACTGAATAG
- the LOC130820441 gene encoding uncharacterized protein LOC130820441 — MVANPKPLATAGGTIRSRLSQALRTRGGGSSGRWTSPGHQDRPNGYLFNRTPPPPGQSRKWEDWELPCYITSFLTIVILGVGLNAKPDLTLETWAHEKALERLQAEQIDSSE, encoded by the coding sequence ATGGTGGCGAACCCCAAACCCTTAGCCACAGCCGGCGGGACAATCCGATCCAGATTAAGTCAAGCCCTCCGAACCCGCGGCGGCGGAAGCTCCGGCAGATGGACAAGTCCGGGTCACCAAGACCGACCCAACGGGTACCTCTTCAACCGAACTCCACCTCCGCCGGGTCAATCTCGCAAATGGGAAGATTGGGAATTACCTTGCTACATCACCAGTTTCCTCACCATTGTTATCCTTGGTGTAGGGCTCAATGCTAAGCCCGATCTTACTCTCGAGACTTGGGCCCATGAGAAAGCCCTTGAACGCCTCCAGGCCGAGCAGATTGACTCCTCTGAGTAA